In Desulfobulbus oralis, one DNA window encodes the following:
- the lpxC gene encoding UDP-3-O-acyl-N-acetylglucosamine deacetylase: METTLEQHQYTLRQPAFCTGIGLHSGQKVRIGIYPAPVDSGISFVRTDLSRQPVIPARYDLVGATMLATRLSEGQTQVSTVEHLMATLRGLGIDNARVTVDNREVPIMDGSAWPFVEALQQAGRSRQDAERRYLRITKPLEYREKGKSMRVEPDDDFNISCTIDFEADLIKTQHYDATVNRRNFIDNIAKARTFGYVEQVEELWQNGLALGGSLDNVVAIHWNRRSVLNEGGLRYQDEFVRHKILDLIGDAALAGAPILGHITATCSGHSLHQAFLRKLFANPDCWDYVTCSQMAH; encoded by the coding sequence ATGGAAACAACTTTGGAACAGCATCAATATACTCTGCGCCAACCCGCATTCTGCACCGGTATCGGGCTGCATTCCGGCCAGAAGGTACGTATTGGCATCTATCCTGCGCCAGTGGACAGCGGCATCAGCTTTGTCCGCACCGATCTGTCCAGACAGCCGGTCATTCCGGCCCGCTATGATCTGGTGGGCGCGACCATGCTGGCCACCCGGCTGAGCGAAGGGCAGACGCAGGTCTCCACGGTGGAACACCTGATGGCTACCCTGCGCGGCCTGGGCATCGACAACGCCCGCGTGACCGTGGACAATCGCGAGGTGCCCATCATGGACGGCAGCGCCTGGCCCTTTGTGGAGGCTCTGCAGCAGGCGGGCCGCAGCCGTCAGGATGCGGAACGGCGCTATCTGCGCATCACCAAGCCCCTGGAATACCGGGAAAAGGGCAAGAGCATGAGGGTGGAGCCGGACGACGACTTCAATATCAGTTGCACCATCGACTTCGAGGCTGACCTGATCAAAACGCAGCACTACGACGCCACGGTCAACCGCAGGAATTTCATCGACAACATCGCCAAGGCCCGTACCTTCGGCTATGTGGAACAGGTGGAGGAACTGTGGCAAAACGGGCTGGCGCTGGGCGGCTCACTGGACAACGTGGTGGCCATCCACTGGAACCGCCGCAGCGTGCTGAACGAGGGCGGGCTGCGCTACCAGGACGAGTTCGTTCGTCACAAGATACTGGATCTCATCGGCGATGCGGCCCTGGCCGGCGCGCCCATTCTGGGGCATATCACCGCCACCTGCTCCGGCCACAGCCTGCATCAGGCCTTTCTGCGCAAGCTCTTTGCCAATCCGGACTGCTGGGACTACGTCACATGCAGCCAGATGGCGCACTAG
- the mce gene encoding methylmalonyl-CoA epimerase, which yields MNILQIDHLGIAVNSLEEGQAFWCDIMGLKMAGTETVAEQKVTTAFCPVGEAEVELLVATQPDSPIAKFIEKNGGRGGFQHVAFRVANIEEALAELKAKGIKLIDEQPRLGAGGCRIAFIHPKATGGVLVEISERP from the coding sequence ATGAACATTTTGCAGATCGACCATCTGGGCATTGCCGTCAATAGCCTGGAAGAAGGTCAGGCCTTCTGGTGCGACATCATGGGCTTGAAAATGGCCGGCACCGAAACCGTGGCCGAACAGAAGGTCACGACCGCATTCTGCCCGGTCGGCGAGGCCGAGGTGGAGCTGCTGGTCGCCACCCAGCCGGACAGCCCGATTGCCAAGTTCATCGAGAAAAACGGCGGCCGGGGCGGTTTCCAGCATGTGGCCTTCCGGGTTGCCAATATCGAAGAGGCCCTGGCCGAGCTGAAGGCCAAGGGGATCAAACTGATCGACGAACAACCGCGCCTGGGCGCAGGCGGCTGCAGGATCGCCTTCATTCATCCCAAGGCCACGGGCGGCGTGCTGGTCGAGATCAGCGAGCGCCCCTGA
- a CDS encoding cob(I)yrinic acid a,c-diamide adenosyltransferase produces MKVYTGTGDQGQTNLFSGERVAKHNVRIDAYGDLDELNSLVGAIAALSPQNEAALAQDLAGIQRRLFAAGAWLATTPGSSAEQHLTPFPPAAARELEERIDALSAHLPELRSFILPGGVPVAAWAHVGRTVCRRAERKLTLLMASEAGSQHEGLIAIQVYLNRLSDYLFTAARYLNQQLGQGDVPVK; encoded by the coding sequence ATGAAAGTCTATACCGGCACCGGCGACCAGGGGCAGACCAATCTGTTTTCCGGCGAGCGGGTGGCCAAGCACAACGTGCGCATTGACGCCTACGGCGATCTGGACGAGCTGAATTCACTGGTGGGCGCGATCGCCGCACTCAGCCCGCAGAACGAGGCGGCGCTGGCGCAAGACCTGGCCGGCATCCAGCGCCGGCTCTTTGCCGCAGGCGCGTGGCTCGCCACCACGCCCGGCTCGTCCGCGGAACAACATCTGACGCCCTTTCCACCGGCAGCGGCGCGTGAACTGGAGGAGCGCATCGACGCCCTGAGCGCCCATCTGCCGGAGCTGCGCTCCTTCATCCTGCCGGGCGGCGTGCCGGTGGCGGCCTGGGCGCATGTGGGCCGCACGGTCTGCCGCCGGGCGGAGCGCAAACTGACTCTCTTGATGGCAAGCGAAGCGGGCTCGCAGCACGAAGGGCTCATTGCCATTCAGGTCTATCTGAACAGGCTGTCGGATTATCTGTTCACCGCCGCCCGCTATCTGAACCAGCAGCTCGGCCAGGGCGATGTGCCCGTGAAGTAA
- a CDS encoding PilZ domain-containing protein, whose protein sequence is MNGMKGMDEQRETVRLEHAQAARMYNVDRIDACISTGQSRYEGPLLDLSAGGMAMLAPLSLPLNLPVDLDLNVGQHRMHAQGLIKNRNRLGSQYRLGVQFTKLGPEDEAFLQLLYGPGGTYEEVDGLAGE, encoded by the coding sequence ATGAACGGCATGAAGGGGATGGACGAGCAGCGCGAGACTGTCCGTCTGGAGCATGCGCAGGCGGCCCGCATGTACAATGTGGACAGGATCGACGCCTGCATCAGTACCGGGCAGAGTCGCTATGAGGGCCCGCTGCTGGACCTGAGCGCGGGCGGCATGGCCATGCTGGCGCCCCTTTCCCTGCCGCTCAACCTGCCGGTTGATCTGGATCTCAATGTGGGCCAACACCGGATGCATGCCCAGGGCCTGATCAAAAACCGGAACAGGCTGGGCAGCCAGTACCGACTTGGGGTGCAGTTCACCAAGCTCGGCCCCGAGGACGAAGCCTTTTTACAACTGCTGTACGGGCCGGGCGGCACCTACGAGGAAGTGGACGGCCTGGCCGGCGAGTAG
- the trxB gene encoding thioredoxin-disulfide reductase: MTASHYQLLIVGGGPAGLTAGLYAARARITTLLIEKAALGGQVLITDRVENYPGFADSISGYDLMDKMAAHADRFGLEKKLAAIASFALEGREKRCTLENGEVITADAIILCNGARARKLDIPGEREFAGRGVSYCATCDGPFYRNQEIAVVGGGNTAVQEALHLTRFASKVTIIHRRDELRATKVLQERAFAEPKIEFLWNSRVSAIQGGQGGVEALIATDNAGREQRLAVTGVFMFIGIQPNNEGLPLDKLQHDRSGFLLTDETMATTLPGVFAAGDIRSKRFRQIVNATSEGAVAALSAEQYLEQENAPQE, encoded by the coding sequence ATGACTGCATCGCACTATCAACTGCTGATTGTCGGCGGCGGCCCCGCAGGGCTGACCGCTGGTCTCTACGCCGCACGGGCGCGCATCACGACCCTGCTCATCGAGAAAGCGGCCTTGGGCGGGCAGGTGCTGATTACCGACCGGGTGGAAAACTACCCCGGTTTTGCGGACAGCATTTCCGGCTACGATCTGATGGACAAGATGGCTGCCCACGCCGATCGCTTCGGGCTGGAAAAGAAACTGGCCGCCATTGCATCCTTTGCCCTGGAAGGCCGGGAAAAACGCTGCACTCTGGAAAACGGCGAGGTGATCACCGCCGATGCCATCATCCTCTGCAATGGCGCACGGGCGCGCAAACTGGATATTCCGGGCGAGCGCGAATTCGCCGGGCGGGGCGTTTCCTACTGTGCCACCTGCGACGGCCCCTTTTACCGGAATCAGGAGATTGCCGTGGTGGGCGGCGGCAACACTGCCGTTCAGGAGGCGCTGCATCTGACCAGGTTTGCCAGCAAAGTCACGATCATCCATCGCCGCGACGAGCTGCGTGCCACCAAGGTGCTGCAGGAACGGGCCTTTGCCGAGCCCAAGATCGAATTCCTCTGGAACTCCCGAGTCAGCGCCATCCAGGGCGGCCAAGGTGGCGTGGAGGCGCTGATTGCAACCGACAATGCCGGCCGGGAACAGCGGCTTGCCGTGACCGGCGTGTTCATGTTCATCGGGATTCAGCCGAACAACGAGGGCCTGCCGCTGGACAAACTGCAGCACGACCGCTCGGGTTTTCTCCTGACCGACGAGACTATGGCCACCACGCTCCCCGGCGTGTTCGCCGCCGGCGATATCCGTAGCAAGCGCTTCCGTCAGATTGTCAATGCCACCAGCGAAGGGGCGGTGGCAGCGCTTTCGGCCGAACAGTATCTCGAACAGGAAAATGCCCCACAAGAGTGA
- the trxA gene encoding thioredoxin, giving the protein MANDKVVHVSDSEFENKVLASQLPCLVDFWAPWCGPCKSIGPVVEELAAEYDGRAVIAKMNVDDNPTTPGKFGIRAIPTLIVFKNGEAVDQVTGAVGKAQLKAMIDKIL; this is encoded by the coding sequence ATGGCAAACGACAAGGTAGTGCACGTATCGGACAGCGAATTTGAAAACAAGGTGTTGGCGAGCCAATTGCCCTGTCTGGTGGATTTCTGGGCGCCCTGGTGCGGGCCATGCAAAAGTATCGGTCCAGTGGTCGAGGAGCTGGCGGCAGAGTATGACGGCAGGGCCGTGATCGCCAAGATGAACGTTGACGACAACCCGACCACACCCGGCAAGTTTGGCATCCGCGCCATTCCTACGCTCATCGTGTTTAAAAACGGCGAAGCGGTGGATCAGGTGACCGGCGCTGTCGGCAAGGCCCAGTTAAAGGCCATGATCGACAAGATTCTCTGA
- a CDS encoding sigma-54-dependent transcriptional regulator translates to MHSILVVDDEPNYQIVLSELLKDEGYEVFTADSAEAALPLLRTTDLDLVLTDMKMPGMDGIEFLKKIKEFDPELPVILITAYAEVERAVEAMHLGAFTYLAKPFSNRQLLANAAKAIEHYSLALEVRRLKQEASPRAGFAGMIGKSPSMQTVYQLIEKVAPTGSSVLITGESGTGKELVARAIHFLSDRKDAPFISVNCAALSETLLESELFGHEKGAFTDAISMRKGRFELADGGTLFLDEIGEMAPRLQAKLLRVLQEKVFERVGGNQTLHADVRILAATNKDLKDEIERGTFREDLYYRLNVIHIHLAPLRERRDDIPPLVTHFIGKSGKNLGKQLDLSVEALRLLISLPWEGNVRELENTIERAAILCEDNTIRPEDVQPDGGCRRGNRQWSETLDLGQFIPDNLTLNEIMDGIEERLVRRALEEADDVQARAAEKLGLSKSLLQYKMKKYHIQRKKSAN, encoded by the coding sequence ATGCACAGTATTCTTGTTGTCGACGATGAACCGAATTACCAGATCGTGCTTTCCGAACTGCTGAAGGACGAGGGCTACGAGGTCTTTACCGCGGACAGCGCCGAGGCGGCACTGCCGCTGCTGCGCACGACAGATTTGGATCTGGTGCTCACAGACATGAAGATGCCCGGCATGGACGGCATCGAATTCCTGAAAAAAATCAAGGAATTCGACCCCGAACTGCCGGTCATTCTCATCACCGCCTATGCCGAGGTGGAGCGTGCTGTCGAGGCCATGCATCTGGGCGCCTTCACCTATCTGGCCAAACCCTTTTCCAACCGGCAGCTGCTGGCCAATGCCGCCAAGGCCATCGAGCACTACAGTCTGGCGCTGGAGGTCCGGCGGCTCAAGCAGGAAGCCAGCCCCCGCGCCGGCTTTGCCGGCATGATCGGCAAAAGCCCGTCCATGCAGACGGTGTACCAGTTGATTGAAAAGGTCGCGCCCACCGGCTCCTCCGTGCTCATCACCGGCGAATCCGGCACTGGCAAGGAACTGGTGGCCCGGGCCATCCACTTCCTCAGCGACCGCAAGGATGCGCCGTTCATTTCGGTCAACTGCGCGGCACTCTCCGAAACGCTGCTGGAAAGCGAACTCTTCGGCCACGAAAAAGGGGCCTTTACCGATGCCATTTCCATGCGCAAGGGCCGCTTCGAACTGGCCGACGGCGGCACACTCTTTCTGGACGAAATCGGTGAAATGGCCCCGCGGCTCCAGGCCAAACTCCTGCGCGTCCTGCAGGAAAAGGTTTTTGAGCGGGTGGGCGGCAACCAGACCCTGCACGCGGATGTGCGCATTCTGGCCGCCACCAACAAGGATCTGAAGGATGAAATCGAACGCGGCACCTTCCGGGAAGATCTGTACTACCGCCTGAACGTCATCCACATCCATCTGGCCCCGCTTCGGGAGCGGCGCGACGACATTCCGCCCCTGGTGACCCATTTTATCGGCAAAAGCGGCAAAAACCTCGGCAAGCAACTGGACCTCTCGGTGGAGGCGCTCCGGCTGCTGATCAGCCTGCCCTGGGAAGGCAATGTCCGGGAACTGGAAAACACCATCGAGCGCGCAGCCATCCTCTGCGAGGACAACACCATCAGGCCGGAAGACGTGCAGCCGGACGGCGGCTGCCGGCGCGGCAACCGCCAGTGGAGCGAGACCCTGGATCTGGGCCAGTTCATACCGGACAATCTGACCCTGAACGAAATCATGGACGGCATCGAGGAACGACTGGTACGCCGGGCCCTGGAAGAGGCCGACGATGTGCAGGCCAGGGCGGCGGAAAAGCTGGGCCTGTCCAAGAGCCTCCTGCAGTACAAGATGAAAAAATATCATATCCAGCGCAAAAAGAGTGCCAACTGA
- a CDS encoding PHP domain-containing protein: MCIDLHTHSSYSDGNLSPKELVAMALARRLKALALTDHDTVAGVPELLRYGQEAGLTVISGVEISTTLREHTVHILGYGIDPHHSELHTKLKPVQHGRSERNRAILAKLDDLGIHISAEELQDISRHGQTGRPHFAQLLVARGVVPSVDAAFDQYLGHGKAAWVPRFSYTAAETIDIIHQSGGKAVLAHPGVLSPDHEVMLRLSAELVEAGIDGIEVWYPSHGRQLRRALLEFAQNHGLLVTGGSDFHGAVRSNRPMAGWKSNFCPPCRLLPPLLAALGL, encoded by the coding sequence ATGTGCATAGATCTGCATACCCATTCATCCTATTCGGACGGCAACCTCTCCCCCAAAGAGCTGGTGGCCATGGCGCTGGCCAGGCGGCTGAAAGCTCTGGCCCTGACCGACCACGATACCGTGGCCGGCGTGCCCGAACTGCTGCGATACGGCCAGGAAGCCGGGCTCACGGTGATAAGCGGCGTGGAAATCAGCACCACGCTCCGGGAGCACACGGTGCATATTCTGGGCTATGGCATAGACCCGCACCACTCCGAACTGCACACGAAGCTCAAACCCGTGCAGCATGGCCGCAGCGAGCGGAACCGGGCCATTCTGGCCAAACTGGACGACCTGGGCATTCACATCAGCGCAGAGGAACTCCAGGACATTTCCAGACACGGTCAGACCGGTCGGCCCCACTTCGCCCAGCTTCTCGTGGCCCGGGGCGTCGTGCCCTCGGTGGATGCGGCCTTCGATCAGTATCTGGGCCACGGCAAGGCGGCCTGGGTCCCGCGATTCAGCTACACGGCGGCTGAGACCATCGACATCATTCACCAGAGCGGCGGCAAGGCTGTGCTGGCCCACCCGGGCGTGCTCTCGCCAGACCACGAAGTGATGCTGAGGCTGAGCGCGGAACTGGTCGAGGCGGGCATCGACGGCATCGAGGTCTGGTATCCGTCCCACGGCAGGCAGCTCCGCCGCGCACTCCTGGAATTTGCCCAAAACCATGGACTTCTGGTTACCGGCGGTAGCGACTTCCACGGCGCGGTCCGCTCCAACCGTCCCATGGCCGGCTGGAAAAGCAATTTCTGCCCGCCCTGCAGACTGCTGCCGCCGCTCCTGGCCGCGCTCGGATTGTAA
- the lpxK gene encoding tetraacyldisaccharide 4'-kinase, whose amino-acid sequence MPTDMDLRALAFTLGRPFGPLYALAMQARAQAYAHGLMRVRRMPAPVVSVGNLSMGGTGKSPLVQYVARLLLAHGHKPAIISRGYGGRARGPVNVVSEGRGALLSAQEAGDEPRWLADTLPGVPVLTGKKRHLPAAAAIRMGAEVLILDDGFQHLAVDRDVNLALFNADRLSGNGRVFPGGELREPLSALKRATAFVLTTVGEGNRAGATAFGEALTRRFPDRPVFLAAYTAAGAIRLNPGGDCDCLPLAVAQAQMATGLFAFCGIAEPGAFFQSLASLQVPLKGVCALDDHHAYRAAHLPLLCAKARRCGAQALVTTEKDLVKLAPLVHTLELPLYCLRMQVGLDAAFDALILAAVSRS is encoded by the coding sequence GTGCCAACTGACATGGACCTGCGGGCGCTTGCCTTTACCCTGGGCCGTCCCTTCGGCCCGCTCTACGCTCTGGCCATGCAGGCCAGAGCCCAGGCCTATGCCCACGGTCTCATGCGCGTACGCAGGATGCCGGCGCCGGTCGTGAGCGTGGGCAATCTGTCCATGGGCGGCACCGGCAAAAGCCCCCTGGTGCAGTATGTGGCGCGGCTTTTGCTGGCTCATGGCCACAAGCCGGCCATCATCAGCCGGGGCTACGGCGGCAGGGCCAGAGGGCCGGTCAACGTGGTGTCGGAGGGCAGGGGGGCGCTGCTGTCCGCGCAGGAGGCTGGAGACGAGCCCCGATGGCTGGCCGATACCCTGCCGGGCGTTCCGGTGCTGACCGGCAAAAAACGCCATCTGCCTGCTGCGGCAGCGATCAGGATGGGCGCAGAGGTCCTCATTCTGGACGACGGTTTCCAGCATCTGGCCGTGGATCGGGATGTGAATCTGGCGCTCTTCAATGCCGACCGGCTGAGCGGCAATGGCCGGGTCTTTCCCGGCGGCGAACTGCGCGAGCCCCTCTCTGCCCTGAAGCGGGCCACGGCTTTTGTCCTGACCACGGTGGGCGAGGGCAACCGGGCCGGAGCCACGGCCTTTGGCGAGGCCCTCACGCGGCGCTTTCCGGACAGGCCGGTCTTCCTGGCCGCTTACACGGCGGCAGGCGCCATCCGCCTGAATCCCGGCGGCGATTGCGACTGCCTCCCCCTGGCTGTTGCCCAGGCGCAAATGGCCACAGGCCTCTTTGCCTTCTGCGGCATTGCCGAACCAGGGGCCTTTTTCCAGAGCCTCGCCTCGCTCCAGGTGCCGCTCAAGGGGGTCTGCGCCCTGGACGATCACCACGCCTACAGGGCCGCCCACCTGCCGCTCCTGTGCGCCAAGGCCCGGCGATGCGGGGCCCAGGCGCTCGTCACCACCGAAAAGGATCTGGTCAAGCTGGCCCCCCTTGTCCATACCCTCGAACTGCCGCTGTACTGCCTGCGCATGCAGGTCGGTCTGGACGCGGCCTTCGACGCCCTCATCCTCGCCGCTGTCAGCCGCTCGTGA
- a CDS encoding CoA-transferase subunit beta: MTAARDYTAQEIIVVAGAKALEDKKIVFVGTGLPMVAALLAIRTHAPGLLPVFEAGAVGPPLQCGLPVSVGDSKTFTGASYLKGLCSAFELTQRGFADYGFIGGAEVDMYGNLNSTMIGQFPESYRKPKVRLPGSGGASDMAASCERTILIVPHDKKKFSQKLAYVTSPGFLDGSPEARFRAGMQGKGPYRVITTRGLFDFEEKSHRMRLLQTFPGETVESIQDNTGFELLVSDRLSEFPAPTEEEIRLIREEIDPTGVFVKSA, encoded by the coding sequence ATGACTGCTGCAAGAGACTATACTGCCCAGGAAATCATCGTCGTGGCAGGCGCAAAGGCGCTGGAAGACAAAAAAATCGTGTTCGTGGGCACAGGTCTGCCCATGGTGGCCGCACTCCTGGCCATCCGCACCCACGCGCCGGGCCTGCTGCCGGTCTTCGAGGCCGGCGCGGTCGGTCCGCCCCTGCAGTGCGGCCTGCCGGTTTCGGTGGGCGATTCCAAAACCTTCACCGGCGCTTCCTACCTCAAGGGCCTGTGCAGCGCCTTCGAGCTGACCCAGCGCGGCTTTGCGGACTACGGCTTTATCGGCGGCGCCGAGGTGGACATGTACGGCAACCTCAACTCCACCATGATAGGCCAGTTTCCGGAGTCCTACCGCAAGCCAAAAGTCCGGCTGCCCGGCAGCGGCGGCGCTTCCGACATGGCGGCCTCCTGCGAACGGACCATCCTCATCGTGCCCCACGACAAGAAAAAGTTCAGCCAGAAGCTCGCCTACGTCACCAGCCCCGGTTTTCTCGACGGGAGCCCGGAGGCCCGCTTCAGGGCCGGCATGCAGGGCAAAGGGCCCTACCGGGTCATCACCACCCGCGGCCTCTTCGACTTCGAGGAAAAAAGCCACCGGATGCGCCTCCTCCAGACCTTCCCGGGAGAGACGGTCGAGAGCATTCAGGACAACACCGGCTTCGAGCTGCTGGTGTCGGACAGGCTGTCGGAATTTCCAGCCCCGACCGAGGAAGAGATCCGGCTCATCCGCGAAGAGATCGACCCGACAGGCGTGTTCGTGAAAAGCGCCTGA
- a CDS encoding outer membrane protein assembly factor BamD, protein MKRQRLRTPQVLTCTRIVLACLVACLPLLSGCSVFDGMFSNVTVGEEEEVLKGVPPETRLQEGMTAYEVGHYKTAAKAFSKLLEEHPFSQEAMLAELKLADAYYYDGKYDEAKKHYQAFESRHPTNEAIPYVLFQYGMCDYSRADRVDRDPGSMRLAVESFTRLLNAAPNSPYSQEATRKIKDAQEFLAHHEYRVAEFYRRTGKEGAAKQRLQYLLSSYPESDLAPKAQRMLQELEGKPASESDRADAAVPPDASTIEADTGKTME, encoded by the coding sequence ATGAAAAGACAGCGTTTGCGTACCCCACAGGTCCTGACCTGCACCCGTATTGTGCTTGCGTGCCTGGTCGCCTGTTTGCCTCTTTTGAGCGGCTGTTCCGTCTTTGACGGGATGTTCAGCAATGTAACGGTCGGCGAGGAAGAGGAAGTCCTGAAGGGCGTACCGCCGGAAACCCGGCTGCAGGAAGGCATGACAGCCTATGAGGTGGGTCATTACAAGACTGCCGCCAAAGCCTTCTCCAAGCTTCTGGAAGAGCATCCCTTCAGTCAGGAGGCCATGCTGGCGGAGCTGAAGCTGGCCGATGCCTACTATTACGACGGCAAGTACGACGAGGCCAAAAAGCATTACCAGGCCTTTGAGAGCAGGCATCCGACCAACGAGGCCATCCCCTATGTCCTCTTTCAGTATGGCATGTGCGACTATTCGCGGGCCGACCGTGTCGATCGTGATCCCGGAAGCATGCGGCTGGCCGTTGAGTCCTTCACCCGCCTGCTGAACGCCGCGCCCAACTCACCCTATTCCCAGGAGGCGACCCGAAAGATCAAGGACGCGCAGGAATTCCTGGCGCATCATGAGTATCGGGTGGCGGAATTTTACAGGCGCACCGGCAAGGAAGGCGCAGCCAAACAGCGCTTGCAGTATCTGCTGAGCAGCTATCCGGAATCCGATCTGGCGCCCAAAGCCCAGCGCATGTTGCAGGAGCTCGAGGGCAAGCCGGCAAGTGAAAGCGACAGGGCAGATGCTGCCGTTCCACCAGACGCGAGCACTATTGAGGCGGATACCGGCAAGACCATGGAGTGA
- a CDS encoding CoA transferase subunit A, with product MFWTGLSPDEARAALVKKDKSMRDKRMSLKEAIDRFVKPGANVAFGGFVDIRQAIASAHELIRHGFRDLTLSFQSAGMGPDVLAGAMIARPDHCSIRRVELAYWAHEGYGLSPVCRVMAEQALIEFEDWSNYNMSARFKAGALGIPFMPCRGPMGSDILKTSRTKVIDCPFTGRKISLVPASHPNVALLHVQAADKFGNCVIRGSEGTDPEIAMASEHTIITCEQLVSHELMATRPNDIVIPFAAVDAVVQVPFGAYPGACHRHYYFSERYIHEFTNLVTPIIRGGSTEALKAWYDEYVFGVNSFEEYLAKLPSAELLKAQLAERENYEAFA from the coding sequence ATGTTCTGGACTGGCCTGTCGCCCGATGAGGCCAGAGCGGCACTGGTCAAAAAAGACAAATCCATGCGCGACAAACGCATGAGCCTGAAAGAGGCCATTGACCGGTTTGTCAAACCAGGCGCCAATGTGGCCTTCGGCGGCTTTGTGGACATTCGCCAGGCCATTGCCAGCGCCCACGAGCTGATCCGCCACGGCTTCCGGGATCTGACCCTGTCCTTTCAGTCGGCGGGCATGGGCCCGGACGTGCTGGCCGGGGCCATGATCGCGCGGCCGGATCACTGCAGCATCAGGCGGGTGGAACTCGCCTACTGGGCGCACGAGGGCTACGGCCTTTCGCCGGTCTGCCGCGTCATGGCGGAACAGGCGCTGATCGAGTTCGAAGACTGGAGCAACTACAATATGTCGGCCCGCTTCAAGGCCGGCGCTCTGGGCATCCCCTTCATGCCCTGCCGCGGCCCCATGGGCAGCGATATTCTGAAAACCAGCCGCACCAAGGTCATCGACTGCCCCTTTACAGGCCGCAAAATCTCGCTGGTGCCGGCCAGTCATCCGAATGTGGCGCTCTTGCATGTGCAGGCGGCGGACAAGTTCGGCAACTGCGTCATCCGCGGCAGCGAGGGCACAGATCCGGAAATCGCCATGGCCTCGGAGCACACCATCATCACCTGCGAGCAACTGGTTTCCCACGAGCTGATGGCCACACGCCCGAACGACATCGTCATCCCCTTTGCCGCCGTGGACGCGGTGGTGCAGGTGCCCTTCGGCGCCTATCCGGGAGCCTGCCACCGCCACTACTACTTCAGCGAACGATACATCCACGAGTTCACGAACCTGGTCACGCCCATCATCAGGGGCGGATCCACTGAAGCCCTGAAAGCCTGGTACGACGAGTATGTCTTTGGCGTGAACAGCTTTGAGGAATATCTCGCCAAACTGCCCTCTGCCGAACTCCTGAAAGCGCAGCTCGCCGAAAGGGAAAACTACGAGGCCTTTGCCTGA